A window of Ranitomeya variabilis isolate aRanVar5 chromosome 2, aRanVar5.hap1, whole genome shotgun sequence contains these coding sequences:
- the MYCN gene encoding N-myc proto-oncogene protein: MPGVVSKNPDLEFDSLQPCFYPDEDDFYLCGPDCAPPGEDIWKKFELLPTPPLSPSRAGLQSDPLSPGQGPLLDYGLTGDEDALDWASELLLLPPEADLLGGSGWSTDLGLSPGNLKSIIIQDCMWSGFSAREKLERAVNEKLGKSAGNVVEPGTQNQTVAPSASNVPGRGEELNNPASHCVDPAVVFPFPINKGESGRIGQATPPSSAILPTVPSSAPARICSQPSRTSASSSDDSHSESDDEEDDEDEDEEEEIDVVTVEKRRTLSNRSVTCPAVLRSKSTTNLASGKNVPTELILKRCAPVHQQHNYAAPSPYVETEEVAPPQKKPKNEAPRVVKNVVQPKAKSSSPRNYDSEDSERRRNHNILERQRRNDLRSSFLTLRDHVPELVKNDKAAKVVILKKATEYIHSLQDDEQRLLQEKEKLQLRQQQLLKKIENARTC; this comes from the exons ATGCCCGGGGTGGTGAGCAAGAACCCGGACCTGGAGTTTGACTCCTTGCAGCCTTGTTTCTACCCAGACGAGGATGATTTTTATCTGTGTGGTCCGGACTGTGCCCCCCCAGGAGAAGACATCTGGAAGAAGTTTGAATTGCTCCCCACGCCTCCTCTGTCTCCAAGCCGAGCGGGGTTACAGAGTGACCCTCTGTCTCCCGGGCAAGGGCCCCTACTAGATTATGGTTTGACGGGCGACGAGGATGCCTTAGATTGGGCATCAGAGTTGTTGCTGTTGCCCCCTGAAGCCGACTTGCTGGGGGGTTCTGGCTGGAGCACAGATCTGGGTTTGTCCCCCGGCAACCTCAAGTCCATCATTATCCAGGACTGTATGTGGAGTGGCTTTTCTGCCAGGGAAAAGCTTGAAAGGGCAGTCAACGAGAAGCTGGGAAAATCCGCGGGGAACGTGGTAGAACCTGGAACCCAGAACCAAACCGTCGCCCCGTCTGCCAGCAACGTACCTGGGCGAGGAGAGGAATTAAATAACCCGGCTTCTCACTGTGTAGACCCAGCGGTGGTCTTCCCATTTCCCATCAACAAGGGAGAAAGCGGCAGAATTGGGCAAGCTACTCCTCCCAGCAGTGCCATATTGCCCACCGTGCCCTCCAGTGCACCAGCCAGAATCTGCAGCCAGCCGAGCCGAACCAGTGCCAGCTCCAGTGACGACAGCCACAGCGAATCTG ATgacgaagaagatgatgaagacgaAGATGAAGAGGAAGAGATTGATGTTGTCACAGTGGAGAAAAGGCGTACATTGTCCAACAGGTCAGTTACCTGCCCGGCAGTACTGCGCTCGAAATCCACCACCAACCTCGCCTCTGGAAAGAACGTTCCCACCGAACTTATCCTTAAGCGGTGCGCCCCGGTGCACCAACAACACAACTACGCAGCCCCGTCTCCTTACGTAGAGACGGAAGAGGTTGCCCCGCCTCAAAAGAAGCCGAAGAACGAGGCTCCCCGCGTGGTAAAGAATGTGGTACAACCAAAGGCAAAAAGTTCCAGCCCTCGAAACTACGACTCAGAAGATAGCGAGAGGCGACGCAACCACAACATCTTAGAGCGCCAACGTCGCAACGACCTGAGATCCAGCTTTCTCACTTTAAGGGACCACGTACCCGAACTGGTTAAAAACGACAAGGCCGCTAAAGTCGTCATCCTCAAAAAAGCCACTGAATACATTCATTCCCTTCAGGACGACGAACAAAGATTGTTACAGGAGAAAGAAAAACTTCAACTCCGACAGCAGCAGCTCCTCAAGAAAATCGAGAACGCGCGGACTTGCTAG